A genomic segment from Modestobacter roseus encodes:
- a CDS encoding MSMEG_0568 family radical SAM protein, with protein MTLTPTRASTRVDVAILGVRVDAPVQRRAGAGPSDDGHVLLGGHGAALPLNPDSPYSISGGRLLLDGADLGLEAEAIERPRFYDLATADGVPYDKLARLHGRDVLATTVVQTCIRYAEADRCRFCAIEASLAAGATTAVKTPAQLAEVAEAAVRLDGVRQMVLTTGTTNGRDRGARHLARCVRAVTAAVPGLPVQVQCEPPSPADLGVLQELHDAGATAIGIHVESLDDDVRRRWMPGKATVPLAQYEAAWDEAVRVFGRNRVSTYLLVGLGEDPDELVTGALRLAGRGVYPFVVPYRPLAGTLAMADGVGAPDPAVLRDVTERVAAGLRRLDMRGADQGAGCAACGACSALQAAGG; from the coding sequence ATGACGCTGACGCCGACGCGGGCGTCGACCCGGGTCGACGTCGCCATCCTCGGGGTCCGGGTCGACGCCCCGGTGCAGCGCCGCGCCGGGGCCGGGCCGAGCGACGACGGGCACGTGCTGCTCGGCGGGCACGGCGCGGCGCTGCCGCTGAACCCCGACTCGCCCTACTCGATCTCCGGCGGCCGGCTGCTGCTCGACGGCGCCGACCTCGGCCTCGAGGCCGAGGCGATCGAGCGGCCCCGGTTCTACGACCTGGCCACCGCCGACGGCGTGCCGTACGACAAGCTCGCCCGGCTGCACGGGCGGGACGTGCTGGCGACCACCGTCGTGCAGACCTGCATCCGGTACGCCGAGGCCGACCGCTGCCGGTTCTGCGCCATCGAGGCGTCGCTGGCCGCCGGCGCCACCACCGCGGTGAAGACCCCGGCGCAGCTGGCCGAGGTCGCCGAGGCCGCCGTCCGGCTCGACGGTGTGCGGCAGATGGTGCTGACCACCGGGACGACGAACGGGCGCGACCGCGGCGCCCGCCACCTGGCCCGCTGCGTGCGGGCGGTCACCGCCGCGGTGCCCGGGCTGCCGGTCCAGGTGCAGTGCGAGCCGCCGTCGCCGGCCGACCTCGGGGTGCTGCAGGAGCTGCACGACGCCGGGGCCACCGCGATCGGCATCCACGTCGAGTCGCTGGACGACGACGTCCGCCGGCGCTGGATGCCGGGCAAGGCGACCGTGCCGCTGGCCCAGTACGAGGCGGCGTGGGACGAGGCGGTGCGCGTCTTCGGTCGCAACCGGGTCTCGACCTACCTGCTGGTCGGGCTGGGGGAGGACCCGGACGAGCTGGTCACCGGGGCGCTGCGGCTGGCCGGGCGGGGCGTCTACCCCTTCGTCGTCCCCTACCGGCCGCTGGCCGGGACGCTCGCGATGGCCGACGGTGTCGGAGCCCCGGACCCCGCCGTCCTGCGGGACGTGACCGAGCGGGTCGCCGCGGGGCTGCGCCGGCTGGACATGCGCGGCGCCGACCAGGGCGCCGGTTGCGCGGCGTGCGGGGCGTGCAGCGCGCTGCAGGCGGCCGGCGGATGA
- a CDS encoding carbon-nitrogen hydrolase family protein, with the protein MRVAAVAAHFGRDVAACLTRVEAIVADARSRGVDLLVFPDATLGGYLGDLGRAGDTGLPPALDGDAPELARIAAAAGETVVCVGYREAADGRFFNSAVCLGGDGVLGRHRKVHQPVGELPAYAAGDRFAAFDTPLGRIGMLIDYDKTFPESARTLAADGAQLVACLSAWPASLTNRAPRLVQDRQSRLFDLYDCARAAENQVVWVSANQTGAMGRLRFLGQSKVVGPGGDVLARTWAKAGLALAELDVAAEVSRARLVLDHLRERRPGAYA; encoded by the coding sequence GTGAGGGTCGCGGCGGTCGCGGCGCACTTCGGGCGGGACGTCGCCGCGTGCCTGACCCGGGTCGAGGCGATCGTCGCCGACGCCCGCAGCCGCGGAGTCGACCTGCTGGTCTTCCCCGACGCCACCCTGGGCGGGTACCTCGGCGACCTGGGGCGCGCGGGCGACACCGGGCTGCCGCCCGCGCTGGACGGCGACGCCCCGGAGCTGGCGCGGATCGCCGCCGCCGCGGGGGAGACGGTGGTCTGCGTGGGCTACCGGGAGGCCGCGGACGGCCGGTTCTTCAACAGCGCCGTCTGCCTGGGCGGGGACGGCGTGCTCGGCCGGCACCGCAAGGTGCACCAGCCGGTGGGGGAGCTGCCCGCCTACGCCGCAGGCGACCGGTTCGCCGCCTTCGACACCCCGCTGGGCCGGATCGGCATGCTCATCGACTACGACAAGACCTTCCCCGAGTCCGCCCGCACCCTGGCCGCCGACGGCGCACAGCTGGTCGCCTGCCTCTCGGCGTGGCCGGCCAGCCTCACCAACCGGGCGCCGCGGCTGGTGCAGGACCGGCAGTCGCGGTTGTTCGACCTCTACGACTGCGCCCGCGCCGCGGAGAACCAGGTGGTCTGGGTGTCGGCGAACCAGACCGGCGCGATGGGCCGGCTCCGCTTCCTGGGTCAGTCCAAGGTGGTGGGCCCGGGTGGCGACGTGCTGGCCCGCACCTGGGCGAAGGCCGGGCTGGCGCTGGCCGAGCTGGACGTCGCCGCGGAGGTGAGCCGGGCCCGGCTGGTCCTGGACCACCTGCGTGAGCGCCGTCCCGGGGCGTACGCGTGA
- a CDS encoding helix-turn-helix domain-containing protein yields MTDDAALPQEVLDAVGPRLRALRQQRQVTLTQLSAATGISVSTLSRLESGGRRPTLELLLPLARVHQVTLDELVDAPPTGDPRVHPRPVVRHGLTMLPLTRRPGGVQAYKMIFPPHARTEDRSQKTHEGHEWLYVLSGRLQLLLGEHDIDLGPGEVVEFDTRTPHWFGNTGSAPAEALALFGPQGERMHVRARPARDAD; encoded by the coding sequence GTGACGGACGACGCCGCGCTGCCCCAGGAGGTGCTCGACGCCGTCGGGCCGCGGCTGCGGGCGCTGCGCCAGCAGCGCCAGGTCACCCTCACCCAGCTGTCGGCGGCCACCGGCATCTCGGTGAGCACCCTGTCCCGGCTCGAGTCCGGCGGACGCCGGCCCACGCTGGAGCTGCTGCTGCCGCTGGCGCGGGTGCACCAGGTGACGCTCGACGAGCTGGTCGACGCCCCGCCCACCGGCGACCCGCGGGTGCACCCGCGACCCGTCGTCCGGCACGGGCTGACCATGCTGCCGCTCACCCGCCGCCCGGGCGGCGTGCAGGCCTACAAGATGATCTTCCCGCCGCACGCCCGGACCGAGGACCGATCGCAGAAGACGCACGAGGGCCACGAGTGGCTCTACGTGCTGTCCGGCCGGCTGCAGCTGCTGCTCGGCGAGCACGACATCGACCTGGGGCCCGGCGAGGTGGTCGAGTTCGACACCCGCACGCCGCACTGGTTCGGCAACACCGGCAGCGCGCCGGCCGAGGCGCTGGCCCTGTTCGGCCCGCAGGGCGAGCGGATGCACGTCCGCGCCCGCCCGGCTCGCGACGCGGACTGA
- a CDS encoding MSMEG_0572/Sll0783 family nitrogen starvation response protein: MTQTLPATTGTPLISDADLKAKQAESLGEIPHPSLPPGSNLYGSTKIFPDYQAGEGESYFTLVHGIAHESSVSFVACLQALRALRKGYESVLYFYGPAAMNAMATRGFPTTGDSAFPGEQNINSQIEKFIEEGGTVYVCRFGLSLHGLREEDLIAGCIPCHPLDVQDALIHYARKGAIINSTYNL; this comes from the coding sequence ATGACCCAGACCCTGCCCGCGACCACCGGCACCCCGCTGATCAGCGACGCGGACCTCAAGGCCAAGCAGGCCGAGAGCCTCGGCGAGATCCCGCACCCCTCGCTGCCCCCGGGCAGCAACCTGTACGGCTCGACCAAGATCTTCCCCGACTACCAGGCCGGCGAGGGCGAGTCGTACTTCACCCTGGTGCACGGCATCGCGCACGAGTCCTCGGTCAGCTTCGTCGCCTGCCTGCAGGCGCTGCGCGCGCTGCGCAAGGGCTACGAGTCGGTCCTGTACTTCTACGGCCCGGCGGCGATGAACGCGATGGCCACCCGCGGCTTCCCGACCACCGGTGACTCCGCCTTCCCCGGCGAGCAGAACATCAACAGCCAGATCGAGAAGTTCATCGAGGAGGGCGGCACGGTCTACGTCTGCCGGTTCGGCCTCTCGCTGCACGGCCTGCGCGAGGAGGACCTCATCGCCGGCTGCATCCCCTGCCACCCGCTCGACGTGCAGGACGCGCTGATCCACTACGCGCGCAAGGGCGCGATCATCAACTCCACCTACAACCTCTGA
- a CDS encoding MSMEG_0569 family flavin-dependent oxidoreductase: MTATEGTPPLPAHVPVAVVGGGQAGLSISWHLVQRGIEHVVLERDTVGHEWADARWDSFCLVTPNWQCQLPGWPYAGDDPDGFMLREEIVEYVRGYAASFGPPVHEGVAVTRLAADPAGGYRLTTSAGELTADQVVLAVGGYHLPVVPPWAGALPAGVVQLHSQQYRNPEQLPDGDVLVVGSGQSGAQIAEDLHLTGRRVHLAVGGAPRIARRYRGRDVVAWLHDMGHYEMPIEQHRDGEAARTGTNHYVTGRGGGRDIDLRQFALEGMQLYGPLTGVRDGVLTFAPELAANLDHADRVSENCKDLVDAHIERAGLDAPTEPRYTPVWTPSVEPTALPVDRVAAVVWAIGFRADWSWVHVPVFDGAGRPAHARGVTAAPGLYLLGLPWLHTWGSGRFSGVARDAEFLADRITELTGARGGLAAASAAPMA; encoded by the coding sequence ATGACCGCCACCGAGGGCACCCCACCGCTCCCCGCGCACGTGCCGGTCGCCGTCGTCGGCGGCGGGCAGGCCGGGCTGTCGATCTCCTGGCACCTGGTGCAGCGCGGCATCGAGCACGTGGTGCTGGAGCGCGACACCGTCGGGCACGAGTGGGCCGACGCCCGCTGGGACAGCTTCTGCCTGGTCACCCCGAACTGGCAGTGCCAGCTGCCCGGCTGGCCCTACGCCGGCGACGACCCCGACGGCTTCATGCTGCGCGAGGAGATCGTGGAGTACGTGCGCGGCTACGCGGCCTCCTTCGGTCCGCCGGTGCACGAGGGGGTCGCCGTCACCCGGCTCGCGGCGGACCCGGCCGGCGGCTACCGGCTGACCACCAGCGCGGGGGAGCTGACCGCCGACCAGGTGGTGCTCGCCGTCGGCGGCTACCACCTGCCCGTCGTCCCGCCCTGGGCCGGCGCGCTGCCCGCCGGGGTGGTCCAGCTGCACTCCCAGCAGTACCGCAACCCCGAGCAGCTCCCTGACGGTGACGTGCTGGTCGTGGGATCGGGGCAGTCGGGCGCGCAGATCGCCGAGGACCTGCACCTGACCGGGCGGCGGGTGCACCTGGCCGTGGGCGGCGCCCCCCGGATCGCCCGGCGGTACCGCGGGCGCGACGTCGTCGCCTGGCTGCACGACATGGGCCACTACGAGATGCCGATCGAGCAGCACCGCGACGGCGAGGCGGCCCGGACCGGTACGAACCACTACGTCACCGGACGGGGCGGCGGGCGCGACATCGACCTGCGGCAGTTCGCCCTCGAGGGCATGCAGCTCTACGGGCCGCTGACCGGCGTCCGGGACGGCGTGCTGACCTTCGCCCCCGAGCTCGCCGCCAACCTCGACCACGCCGACCGGGTCAGCGAGAACTGCAAGGACCTCGTCGACGCGCACATCGAGCGCGCCGGTCTGGATGCCCCCACCGAGCCGCGGTACACGCCGGTGTGGACGCCGTCGGTCGAGCCCACGGCGCTCCCGGTGGACCGGGTCGCCGCCGTCGTCTGGGCGATCGGGTTCCGCGCCGACTGGAGCTGGGTGCACGTGCCGGTCTTCGACGGCGCCGGCCGGCCGGCGCACGCCCGCGGGGTCACCGCCGCGCCGGGGCTCTACCTGCTGGGGCTGCCCTGGCTGCACACCTGGGGGTCGGGCCGGTTCTCCGGGGTCGCCCGGGACGCGGAGTTCCTCGCCGACCGGATCACCGAGCTCACCGGCGCGCGGGGTGGGCTGGCCGCGGCGTCCGCGGCCCCCATGGCGTGA
- a CDS encoding glycine hydroxymethyltransferase: MTSTVTRETAAFTSALDVIAQVEPRVAAAIGQELTDQRESLKLIASENYASPAVLLAMGNWFSDKYAEGTAGRRFYAACQNVDTVERLAAEHARELFGADHAYVQPHSGIDANLVAFWSILAHRVETPALAEAGVKNVDAMTPEDWERLRRSFGTQRMLGMALDAGGHLTHGFRPNISGKMFEQSSYGTDPETGLIDYAALRERAREFRPLILVAGYSAYPRRVDFAKMREIADEVGATLLVDMAHFAGLVAGKVLTGDFDPVPHADVVTTTTHKSLRGPRGGMVLCTEEYAPSVDRGCPMVLGGPLPHVMAAKAVAFAEARRPDFAGYAQQIVDNAQALAEGLQKRGVRLVTGGTDNHLVLMDVRSSGLTGRQAESALLDAGLVTNRNAVPADPNGPWYTTGVRLGTPALTTRGFGEAEMAEVGDLIADVLDNTQAEGDSKVKYRLDEAVAGRVRARAAEIVGAHPLYPEVDLTGR, translated from the coding sequence ATGACCAGCACCGTCACCCGTGAGACAGCCGCCTTCACCAGCGCCCTCGACGTCATCGCCCAGGTCGAGCCGCGGGTCGCCGCCGCCATCGGCCAGGAGCTCACCGACCAGCGCGAGAGCCTCAAGCTCATCGCCAGCGAGAACTACGCCTCCCCGGCGGTGCTGCTGGCCATGGGCAACTGGTTCAGCGACAAGTACGCCGAGGGCACCGCCGGGCGCCGGTTCTACGCCGCCTGCCAGAACGTCGACACCGTGGAGCGCCTGGCCGCCGAGCACGCCCGCGAGCTGTTCGGCGCCGACCACGCCTACGTGCAGCCGCACTCGGGCATCGACGCCAACCTGGTCGCCTTCTGGTCGATCCTCGCCCACCGGGTCGAGACCCCCGCGCTCGCCGAGGCCGGGGTGAAGAACGTCGACGCGATGACCCCGGAGGACTGGGAGCGGCTGCGCCGGTCGTTCGGCACGCAGCGGATGCTCGGCATGGCCCTGGACGCCGGCGGCCATCTCACCCACGGCTTCCGGCCGAACATCTCCGGCAAGATGTTCGAGCAGTCCAGCTACGGCACCGACCCGGAGACCGGGCTGATCGACTACGCCGCGCTGCGCGAGCGGGCCCGCGAGTTCCGCCCGCTGATCCTGGTCGCCGGCTACTCCGCCTACCCGCGCCGGGTCGACTTCGCGAAGATGCGCGAGATCGCCGACGAGGTCGGCGCGACCCTGCTGGTCGACATGGCCCACTTCGCCGGCCTGGTCGCCGGGAAGGTGCTCACCGGCGACTTCGACCCGGTGCCGCACGCCGACGTCGTCACCACCACCACGCACAAGTCCCTGCGCGGGCCGCGCGGCGGCATGGTGCTGTGCACCGAGGAGTACGCCCCCTCGGTCGACCGCGGCTGCCCGATGGTGCTCGGTGGCCCGCTGCCGCACGTCATGGCCGCGAAGGCGGTCGCGTTCGCCGAGGCCCGCCGGCCCGACTTCGCCGGCTACGCCCAGCAGATCGTCGACAACGCGCAGGCGCTGGCCGAGGGGCTGCAGAAGCGCGGCGTCCGGCTGGTCACCGGTGGCACCGACAACCACCTCGTCCTGATGGACGTGCGCAGCTCCGGGCTCACCGGCCGGCAGGCCGAGTCCGCGCTGCTGGACGCCGGCCTGGTCACCAACCGCAACGCCGTCCCGGCCGACCCGAACGGCCCCTGGTACACCACCGGCGTCCGGCTGGGCACCCCCGCGCTGACCACCCGCGGGTTCGGCGAGGCCGAGATGGCCGAGGTCGGTGACCTGATCGCCGACGTGCTGGACAACACCCAGGCCGAGGGCGACTCGAAGGTCAAGTACCGGCTCGACGAGGCCGTGGCCGGGCGCGTGCGCGCCCGGGCCGCCGAGATCGTCGGCGCCCACCCGCTCTACCCCGAGGTCGACCTCACCGGCCGCTGA
- a CDS encoding MSMEG_0567/sll0787 family protein produces the protein MRAVDPDRLALDRNVLLVDFRTPPTAPAWRIEPADAVGLAAHHELRRAAFVDDQGLFAGTDRDDADDDPRGVTLVARGTGGAVLGGVRLGPADPAGPDVGWWTGSRLVVAPGSPAGLGPALVRAACARAEAAGALRFDATVQDRYARMFTRLGWHVTGPAEVGGRAHTAVTWPIGRLAALAAATKAPLGGLLTGFQLGGAGFVGDDGAPVPGTDVIAACDAILPAMVERDPEWAGWCGVLVNVNDLSAMGAAPLGLLDAVGARDASFAARVLSGLRAAADAWGVPVLGGHTQFGVPAALSVTALGRTAWPVPAGGGRPGQQVRLTADLGGGWRPGQTGRQWDSTSARTTAELQRMGSAVARTAPAAAKDVSMAGLVGTLGMLAEASGCGAVLDVAAVPRPTVATVGDWFSCFPGTAFLTTDVPGRAVADAGPATTAVCGELVPGAGVQLRWPDGSLTPAVPGPVTGLGAATPRETP, from the coding sequence ATGAGGGCCGTCGACCCGGACCGGCTCGCGCTGGACCGGAACGTGCTGCTCGTCGACTTCCGGACCCCGCCGACCGCCCCCGCCTGGCGGATCGAACCCGCGGACGCCGTTGGTCTCGCCGCCCACCACGAGCTCCGCCGCGCGGCGTTCGTCGACGACCAGGGCCTGTTCGCCGGCACCGACCGGGACGACGCCGACGACGACCCGCGCGGCGTGACCCTTGTTGCACGTGGAACAGGAGGGGCGGTGCTGGGCGGCGTGCGGCTGGGCCCCGCCGACCCGGCCGGCCCCGACGTCGGCTGGTGGACCGGCTCCCGGCTGGTCGTCGCGCCCGGGTCGCCGGCCGGCCTGGGGCCCGCGCTGGTCCGGGCCGCCTGCGCCCGCGCGGAGGCCGCCGGGGCGCTGCGGTTCGACGCGACCGTGCAGGACCGCTACGCCCGGATGTTCACCCGGCTGGGCTGGCACGTGACCGGGCCGGCGGAGGTCGGCGGGCGGGCGCACACGGCGGTGACCTGGCCGATCGGCCGGCTGGCCGCGCTGGCCGCCGCCACCAAGGCTCCGCTGGGCGGGCTGCTGACCGGGTTCCAGCTCGGTGGCGCCGGCTTCGTCGGCGACGACGGCGCCCCGGTGCCCGGTACCGACGTGATCGCCGCCTGCGACGCGATCCTGCCCGCGATGGTCGAGCGCGACCCGGAGTGGGCCGGCTGGTGCGGGGTGCTGGTCAACGTCAACGACCTCTCCGCGATGGGTGCTGCTCCGCTCGGCCTGCTCGACGCGGTCGGGGCGCGGGACGCCTCGTTCGCCGCCCGGGTGCTGTCCGGGCTGCGCGCGGCGGCGGACGCCTGGGGCGTGCCGGTGCTCGGCGGGCACACCCAGTTCGGCGTGCCGGCGGCGCTGTCGGTGACCGCGCTGGGGCGGACGGCGTGGCCGGTGCCCGCCGGCGGTGGCCGCCCGGGCCAGCAGGTGCGGCTCACCGCCGACCTCGGCGGCGGCTGGCGGCCCGGCCAGACCGGCCGGCAGTGGGACTCCACCAGTGCCCGCACCACCGCCGAGCTGCAGCGGATGGGCTCGGCCGTCGCCCGCACCGCCCCGGCGGCGGCGAAGGACGTGAGCATGGCCGGGCTGGTCGGCACCCTCGGCATGCTCGCCGAGGCCAGTGGCTGCGGCGCGGTGCTCGACGTCGCCGCCGTCCCCCGCCCCACCGTCGCCACCGTCGGCGACTGGTTCAGCTGCTTCCCCGGCACCGCGTTCCTCACCACCGACGTCCCCGGCCGCGCCGTCGCCGACGCGGGGCCGGCCACCACCGCCGTCTGCGGCGAGCTCGTCCCCGGCGCCGGCGTGCAGCTGCGCTGGCCCGACGGGTCGCTCACCCCCGCCGTCCCCGGGCCGGTCACCGGCCTGGGCGCCGCCACCCCCAGGGAGACCCCATGA
- a CDS encoding class I SAM-dependent methyltransferase has product MSPAFAGPTASHYRRHRRDVPGPLLDRLAAHVGLAGDAVVLDLGAGTGQVAVPLTARAGAVLAVEPEPDMLAQLRRRGEEEGLRTLLCVLAADRDVPTLLGTLGRCDLLTVANALHWMDAPALFEAAHRGLAPSGAIAVITHGIPLWLGGAAWAKAVNAYLADWFGRPLTAGCGSDEEALRDRQGQLEAAGFADVAVLRHHYQADVDADHVIGHLYSALDADVLPTAHRPRFEDGLRAVLNPFVDAPMQEDVPVTALVGRR; this is encoded by the coding sequence GTGAGCCCCGCCTTCGCCGGTCCGACCGCCTCGCACTACCGGCGTCACCGCCGTGACGTCCCGGGTCCGCTGCTCGACCGGTTGGCGGCTCACGTCGGGCTCGCCGGCGACGCCGTCGTCCTGGATCTCGGAGCCGGCACCGGCCAGGTCGCCGTCCCCCTCACCGCCCGCGCCGGTGCGGTGCTGGCCGTCGAACCGGAACCGGACATGCTGGCTCAGCTGCGCCGGCGCGGCGAGGAGGAAGGCCTCCGGACACTGCTGTGCGTGCTGGCCGCTGATCGGGACGTGCCGACTCTGCTGGGCACCCTGGGCCGGTGCGACCTGCTCACGGTCGCCAACGCGCTGCACTGGATGGACGCACCCGCCCTCTTCGAAGCAGCGCACCGGGGTCTCGCCCCGAGCGGAGCGATCGCGGTCATCACGCACGGGATCCCGCTCTGGCTGGGCGGAGCCGCCTGGGCGAAGGCGGTCAACGCGTACCTGGCCGACTGGTTCGGCCGTCCCCTGACGGCGGGCTGTGGCAGTGACGAGGAGGCGCTGCGCGACCGGCAGGGTCAGCTGGAAGCTGCGGGGTTCGCCGACGTGGCGGTGCTCCGCCACCACTACCAGGCGGACGTCGACGCCGACCACGTGATCGGTCACCTCTACTCCGCGCTCGACGCCGACGTCCTCCCGACGGCTCACCGGCCCCGATTCGAGGACGGGCTCCGTGCGGTGCTCAACCCCTTCGTGGACGCGCCGATGCAGGAGGACGTGCCGGTCACCGCCCTCGTCGGGCGCCGGTAG
- a CDS encoding amidohydrolase family protein, translating into MTTRAPGRVHDAHRHLGVLPAHPFYGGPPVNPDTTARATIDQLIADLDAEGTERALVIPNYGVPDVSASFALNELVVEAAQRDERVRAGLWTSPRPQDAAHTDKALALAGEDGVTALKLSFLLGGGVDDEACRPQLDAIFDAARAHGLVVHVHTSPGAASDIDQVGRLVDRYADDVAVHLVHLGGGMSGHIKLIGSRFFDWVAAGKRVYTDTSWAIGFAPRWLAAEIERHGIGADRVLFASDQPWGDFAGEHARLLAAVAGTELTDLVFRTNFQTLHGR; encoded by the coding sequence ATGACGACGCGGGCCCCGGGACGGGTGCACGACGCGCACCGCCACCTCGGCGTGCTGCCCGCGCACCCCTTCTACGGCGGCCCGCCGGTCAACCCCGACACCACCGCCCGGGCCACGATCGACCAGCTGATCGCCGACCTGGACGCCGAGGGCACCGAGCGGGCGCTGGTCATCCCCAACTACGGCGTCCCCGACGTCAGCGCCTCCTTCGCGCTCAACGAGCTCGTGGTCGAAGCGGCCCAGCGCGACGAGCGGGTCCGCGCCGGGCTGTGGACCAGCCCCCGCCCGCAGGACGCCGCACACACCGACAAGGCCCTCGCGCTCGCCGGTGAGGACGGCGTCACCGCGCTGAAGCTCTCCTTCCTGCTCGGCGGCGGCGTCGACGACGAGGCCTGCCGCCCGCAGCTGGACGCGATCTTCGACGCGGCCCGGGCGCACGGCCTGGTCGTGCACGTGCACACCAGCCCCGGCGCGGCCAGCGACATCGACCAGGTCGGCCGGCTGGTCGACCGGTACGCCGACGACGTCGCCGTGCACCTGGTGCACCTGGGCGGCGGGATGAGCGGCCACATCAAGCTGATCGGCTCCCGGTTCTTCGACTGGGTCGCCGCCGGCAAGCGGGTCTACACCGACACCAGCTGGGCCATCGGCTTCGCGCCGCGCTGGCTGGCCGCCGAGATCGAACGCCACGGCATCGGCGCCGACCGGGTGCTGTTCGCCTCCGACCAGCCCTGGGGCGACTTCGCCGGCGAGCACGCCCGGCTGCTCGCCGCCGTCGCCGGCACCGAGCTCACCGACCTCGTCTTCCGCACGAACTTCCAGACCCTGCACGGCCGCTGA
- a CDS encoding carbon-nitrogen hydrolase family protein: MTISVAAVAAPFGRDLEAGFALVAELVAQARARGVRLLALPEAALGGYLADLSGDGTPDLPPALDVDGPEVARLAAIAGDMVVTAGLCESDGAQRYNTAVAVTGDGVLGVHRKVHQPLGENASYAAGDGFRAFDSPIGRMGMLICYDKAFPESARTLAMDGAEVIACMSAWPAARTMSDPDLAQDRWTRRFDLFDAARALENQVVWLSANQAGTFGSLRFVCSAKVVGPGGEVLATTGVAPGTAVAEVDVRGLLDGARRSMAHLRDRRPDAYGVRAGAMA; the protein is encoded by the coding sequence ATGACCATCTCCGTCGCCGCCGTCGCGGCGCCCTTCGGGCGCGACCTGGAGGCGGGCTTCGCGCTGGTCGCCGAGCTCGTCGCGCAGGCCCGGGCGCGCGGCGTCCGGCTGCTCGCCCTGCCCGAGGCCGCGCTGGGCGGCTACCTGGCCGACCTCAGTGGCGACGGGACGCCCGACCTGCCACCGGCGCTGGACGTCGACGGCCCGGAGGTCGCCCGGCTGGCCGCGATCGCCGGGGACATGGTGGTCACCGCCGGGCTCTGCGAGTCCGACGGCGCGCAGCGGTACAACACCGCGGTCGCGGTGACCGGGGACGGCGTCCTCGGCGTGCACCGCAAGGTGCACCAGCCGCTGGGGGAGAACGCCTCGTACGCGGCCGGCGACGGCTTCCGCGCCTTCGACTCACCGATCGGCCGGATGGGCATGCTGATCTGCTACGACAAGGCCTTCCCCGAGTCCGCCCGCACCCTGGCGATGGACGGCGCCGAGGTGATCGCCTGCATGTCCGCCTGGCCGGCGGCGCGCACCATGAGCGACCCGGACCTGGCGCAGGACCGCTGGACCCGGCGCTTCGACCTGTTCGACGCCGCCCGCGCGCTGGAGAACCAGGTGGTCTGGCTGTCGGCGAACCAGGCCGGCACCTTCGGGTCGCTGCGGTTCGTCTGCAGCGCCAAGGTGGTCGGCCCCGGCGGCGAGGTGCTGGCCACCACCGGGGTCGCGCCCGGCACGGCGGTCGCCGAGGTCGACGTCCGCGGCCTGCTGGACGGCGCGCGCCGGTCGATGGCGCACCTGCGCGACCGCCGTCCGGACGCCTACGGGGTGCGCGCCGGGGCGATGGCATGA